GGGTTACTCCCAAGGTTACAAATAGAGAACTTAAGCCTGTTAATATTAAGCGGCGCATGAGCTTTCCTCCCTTAATTATCTCTGCCAAAAGGATAATAATTAAGTGTTTTTTCTGACTTCTAACCTAAGAGATATATGTTTTAACACAGATTTTACTGAGTTGTCATGGTTTTTAGCAGGAGGGCTGAGAATCCTACCACTACAACTCGCGCGTTCGTTTCGCTGTACGACTGCGCAGGATCACTCGTCAATTCTTATTTACAAAAACCTAGTCAAGCACTACCCCAAGCTAAGCGTCCGCCTAAAAAGAGGACAATTGCCCCAACTGCTACCCAGTCTCTTCCTCGGAGGGTTAAACGATGCCATTGTACTTGGTGTTCATTGGGGCTGGTGAAGCCTCGCACTTCCATAGCCACGGCAATTTGTTCTGCTCTCAATAATAAGTTTTCCAATAGCTTTTCTGCAAGCATTAACCATAAGCCAAAGCTGCGACGGAGTCCTAATTTTTTCCAATTAATCGCTCGGGTACTCACAGAACGCATCAGGTTTTGAATTTCCTCTAAAACAAGGGGAATAAAGCGTAAGGAAAGGGTGAGAGTTAAAATGATTTCTGTAACGGGAATCCCAAGCCGCTTTAAGGGCTTCATTAGGGTTTCTAACCCTGCTGTAATTTCTTCTGGTGCGGTGGTTAAAAGATAAAGATTGGTACTATAAATGAGGGTAAAAATTAGGGTACTAACCCGAATACCTAGTTCTAAAGATCGTCGCGTTACAGTTACTCCTTGGTCAATTAAAACATACTGATAGTCAGTAGGTTGAGGTAAATCGAGATCGCTACTGGGTAATCGTGGTTGATGGTCAATGGCAAGTCCATCATCAAAGATACAGGTTAAAACGAAAATAAAAAGGCTAATAACAATTAACCAAACCATTTGCTGTCGCCAAACGCGTGCAGGAATTCTGGCAATAAAGGTTAGTAAAATTAAGGCAATTACTAAGCCAATTCGCCAAAAAGGATTAGCAAGAATTGGGGTAATTAAAAACCCCATTAACCAAGCTAATTTAATGCGAGGATCAAGATAATGTAACCAGGTTTGAGGCTCTTCTAAGTATAAGCCAATGGGTAGCGATCGCAGTAAGTCCATTTATTAATATTATACTCTAGTTGCACGATTGAGGCTATTTTCTTCTACTTCACGGGGGCGTTTACCGCGCCAAATTAAACGTAAAGGTGTTCCTTGAAAGCCTAACTGTTCTCGGAATTGACGGTCAATATAACGGCGATAGGGATCATTAAATCGCTTGGGATCATTCACAAATAAGGCAATGGTTGGGGGTTGACTACTCACTTGAGTGCCATAATAAATTCTCCCTTGTTTTCCTTGACGAGTGGTGGGGGGAGAATACCAAGCGGTGGCTTCTTGAATCACCTCATTAATCACGGCGGTACTAACGCGGCGGCGATGTTCTTGGGCAACTGTTTGAATTAAATCAAAGATACTTTTGACCCTTTTTCCTGTCAAGGCACTAACAAAAATAATCGGCGACCAGTGCATAAAATAAACGCGATCGCGCAACATTTTCTCATACTCATAAATCGTGTGGGAATCTTTTTCTAAGGCATCCCATTTATTCACCACAATAATTGCAGCTTTTCCTTCATCTTCTATCCGTCCTGCAAGTTTCATATCTTGATCAGTAATACTTTCTAAAGCATCAATCACCAAGAGAACTACATCAGAACGCCGAATCGCTTTAAAAGCACGATTAATACTAAAAAATTCTGCCCCATAACGGATATTTTTCTTTTTCCGAATCCCTGCGGTGTCAATCAGGCGATATCTTTGTCCTTGATGTTCTATTTCTAAATCAATGGCATCTCTAGTTGTTCCTGAAATTGAACTGACAATGGAACGACTAACCCCTGTTAAGGCATTTAATAAACTAGATTTTCCCACATTCGGACGACCAATAATCGTAACATTAATTTGTTCTTCATCCGCTTCAGGTAACTCTTCCACAGGGGGAAAACAAGGGTAAACTGCATCTAATAAATCCCCTGTTCCACTGCCATGAATCCCAGAAACAGGATAGGGTTCTCCTAATCCTAATTCCCAAAATTCGGCAGCTTGAATTAATCCTTGTTCAGGAGATTCGCATTTATTAACGGCTAAGAAAACAGGGACTGATTGTTGACGTAACCATTCGGCTATTTCTTCATCACTAGCGGTGGGCCCTGTTTGTCCATCCACAACAAAAATCGCTGCCACGGCTTCTGATAAGGCTAACATGGCTTGTTGGCGAATTTCAGGTAAAAATTCACTGTCATCATCAAAGACAATGCCCCCTGTATCTACCACTAAAAAATCGCGATCGCGCCAAAAACTCGGTTCATACAGTCGATCTCGGGTGATTCCAGCTTCATCATGAACAATGGCGTTGCGACTCCCCGTTAAACGGTTAACTAACGTTGATTTTCCCACATTAGGGCGACCGATAATAGCAACAATGGGTAACTTTTTCATCAATCAATATGCGCCATTCACCTTGCGGTTTTAACGCACCCTCCTTAAACCTTTATTCTAATTTTCTTTTGGGAAATTGGTGGGAATATTTTAGAAGGGAATATCATCTAAATTACTATCATCTTGAGACGTAGCTTCTGCTGGTTGGGATGGCTGTGACTGGGGAAACTGCACCACATTTTCTGAACTTGTGTCAGTATCAGTCTTGGCTTGGGAGGAAGGAGTAGGAACATTACCGCCACCGCCGACGCGATGAATGCGAGAAAGGGTAAACTCGGCACGTTTTTCCTTAAACCCTTCTTGACGTTCAATAATGTTCATTCTCAGGCGACCTTCTAAAATTACCTGTTCCCCAGCTTGATAATTTTGAGAAACTTCAGTGCCTAAATCTCCCCAAGCAACCACTTTGAGGCTTGATGGGGGATCAGACTCTTTTAAACTGGGAAATTCCACCATCATATCGGCTAAGGGAGTTTGATTCTCTGGGGTATAACGTAACTGAGGTTGGCTGGTAATTGTTGCCATTAAAATACAACTATTCATTTTATTCTCCGTAATTCAATTAATAAACTATACTTTAATTTTAGCAAATTTTGTCATTATTTTTCGACTCAAACTTCTTAAACAACAATCGGATCAAGCCAGCGCAAAACTTCTTTTTTCAGTTGCTCAATATCGCGATAAAACTGTTGTTTAAACCATTGTCCTAAGGCATCTAATGGGGAAAAACTACTGCCAGGATTCCAATTCCACTCTTTTGGATTAACAGGAGTTAGATGATTTCCAGAAAGCTGTAAATAAGAAATTAAACTGGGAGAATGCTGCTCAAGAATTGGCTTTAATTGTTCTGTTTGATCAATCGTATCGTTTTGGAATTGTACTAACAACGTTCGCGCTGGTTTATAGTCACTTCTTAGAATTTCGTAAGTTCGTTCTGGGGAAGGAGTAAATTCTAAATCAAATTCGACTAAATTATTTAGTTGTTCTACTAAGGGAACAGATTTTCGTGCTGGATAATTATTATAAGAAATTAATAAGTTTCCCGATCGCTGTACCTCATATAAACTATTAATCAGTAAATGCAATTTACACCCCATACTGTGTCCTAAGCCATAGATGGGGAGATAGCGTCGGAATAACCCTGACCGTTGATAAGCCGTTTCAAAGCGGTTTAAAGCTCGCTGCGCGATCGCGCTATGATTCAAATCATTAAGAAAAGGGGTAGCAATAATCGCATATCCCTCCTCAGCTAGAGACTCCAACAGCCAACTGTACGTTACTTGTGGAGCAGTAGCAACAAAAGCCCCACCCAAAAAATGAATGATCCCTTTCGGCTGTGATGGTAACAATACTGAATTCCCTGCAATTTCTTCCCAATTAGCCATACTCAATAACTCACTACGCCGTATTAATGTTAACTTTTATGAAAGTAATGTTGCTGAAAAATTATCATGTTAGAACTCTATCAATTTGAACTGTCTCAATATAGCGAAAAAGTCCGTTTCTTACTTGATTATAAAGGGCTAGAATACCGTAAAATTGAAGTTACCCCTGGTGTCGGGCAAGTGGAAGTGTTCCAAATGTCAGGGCAAAGACAAGTCCCAGTGTTAAAAGACGGGGAAACTGTTGTCGCTGACTCCACCGAAATTGCCATGTACCTTGACCGCACCTACCCTGATCGTCCCTTAGTTCCCAGTAGTGCGAAAGAACGAGGATTAAGCCTAATGATGGAAGAATGGGCAGATGAGTCCATTGGCATCAAAAGCAGAAAAGCCTTT
This window of the Euhalothece natronophila Z-M001 genome carries:
- a CDS encoding single-stranded DNA-binding protein; this encodes MNSCILMATITSQPQLRYTPENQTPLADMMVEFPSLKESDPPSSLKVVAWGDLGTEVSQNYQAGEQVILEGRLRMNIIERQEGFKEKRAEFTLSRIHRVGGGGNVPTPSSQAKTDTDTSSENVVQFPQSQPSQPAEATSQDDSNLDDIPF
- a CDS encoding energy-coupling factor transporter transmembrane component T family protein; this translates as MDLLRSLPIGLYLEEPQTWLHYLDPRIKLAWLMGFLITPILANPFWRIGLVIALILLTFIARIPARVWRQQMVWLIVISLFIFVLTCIFDDGLAIDHQPRLPSSDLDLPQPTDYQYVLIDQGVTVTRRSLELGIRVSTLIFTLIYSTNLYLLTTAPEEITAGLETLMKPLKRLGIPVTEIILTLTLSLRFIPLVLEEIQNLMRSVSTRAINWKKLGLRRSFGLWLMLAEKLLENLLLRAEQIAVAMEVRGFTSPNEHQVQWHRLTLRGRDWVAVGAIVLFLGGRLAWGSA
- the der gene encoding ribosome biogenesis GTPase Der, whose translation is MKKLPIVAIIGRPNVGKSTLVNRLTGSRNAIVHDEAGITRDRLYEPSFWRDRDFLVVDTGGIVFDDDSEFLPEIRQQAMLALSEAVAAIFVVDGQTGPTASDEEIAEWLRQQSVPVFLAVNKCESPEQGLIQAAEFWELGLGEPYPVSGIHGSGTGDLLDAVYPCFPPVEELPEADEEQINVTIIGRPNVGKSSLLNALTGVSRSIVSSISGTTRDAIDLEIEHQGQRYRLIDTAGIRKKKNIRYGAEFFSINRAFKAIRRSDVVLLVIDALESITDQDMKLAGRIEDEGKAAIIVVNKWDALEKDSHTIYEYEKMLRDRVYFMHWSPIIFVSALTGKRVKSIFDLIQTVAQEHRRRVSTAVINEVIQEATAWYSPPTTRQGKQGRIYYGTQVSSQPPTIALFVNDPKRFNDPYRRYIDRQFREQLGFQGTPLRLIWRGKRPREVEENSLNRATRV
- a CDS encoding DUF1350 family protein; its protein translation is MANWEEIAGNSVLLPSQPKGIIHFLGGAFVATAPQVTYSWLLESLAEEGYAIIATPFLNDLNHSAIAQRALNRFETAYQRSGLFRRYLPIYGLGHSMGCKLHLLINSLYEVQRSGNLLISYNNYPARKSVPLVEQLNNLVEFDLEFTPSPERTYEILRSDYKPARTLLVQFQNDTIDQTEQLKPILEQHSPSLISYLQLSGNHLTPVNPKEWNWNPGSSFSPLDALGQWFKQQFYRDIEQLKKEVLRWLDPIVV